The genomic DNA TTCCTTGAGACCAGAGGGGACTTTGACCTTGACGGTGTCATCAAGCTTGTGGCCGATGAGCGCCTTTCCTACAGGTGAGGTACACGAGATCTTCGACAGCTTGATGTCGGCCTCGTCTTCACCGACGATTTTGTAGGTGATCTCCTCCTCGGTGGCGGTGTCGTATAGGGTGACGGTGGAGCCGAAGACAACCTTGTCCGGCTTGAGGTTGGTGAGGTCTACCACATAGGCGCGGGCAAGCTTGTCCTGGAGCTCGAGGATACGCCCCTCGATGAAGCTCTGGCGGTGCTTCGCCGCGTCGTACTCCGCGTTCTCCGAGAGGTCTCCATGGGAACGCGCTTCGGCGATATCCTGAATGACCTTCGGCCGCTCCTCGCGGATCAGGCGTTTCAACTCTTCTTGCAGTGCTTCGTAGCTCTCTTTAGTCAAAGGTACGGAATGGGACATCCTTCAATCCTTGAACGGTTGTTGAAAAACAGCCATCTTGCCGCCGTCCTCGAAAGCCCCCGTGTGCGGCGTAGCGCTGCTACGCCTCCGTGGGGCTTCCTGCGGGTGCGACAACCTGGCTGTTTTTGAACAACCTGAGTGTCGTATGCTACCAAGAGTGTTCGTAAGCTATCAAACTGAGAGAGCGCCGTTGACGGCGCTCTGATTCATCTTCTGCTTCCTCTAGGAGAGAAATTCCTGGAGGGGTTTTACGTCCAGTTCTTCCTGCCGCATGGCGATGATACCGTCTACGGCCGCCCGGGCACCCGCTGTGGTGGTGAAGTAGGCGATGTTGTTCATGAGGGCGTTTCTACGGATTGAGAAGGAATCGGCGACTGCCTGGGCTCCCTGCGTGGTGTTTATCACCATGCAGATCTCGTTGTTCTTGATGGAGTCGACGATATGCGGCCGTCCTTCGACGACCTTGTTCACAATCTGGACCGGGATACCTTTCTCCTCGAGATACCCCGCGGTGCCGCGGGTGGCAACCAATTTAAAGCCGTTAGCATACAGGTTTCTAGCCGCTGAGACAATATGTTTTTTGTCGGCGTCCCGAACGCTGATGAACACCTTCCCCGTCTTAGGTAGCCGAACGTTCGCGCCTAGCTGCGCCTTGGCAAATGCCTTGGCGAAGGTGTCATCTATCCCCATCACCTCTCCGGTGGACTTCATTTCCGGACCCAGGATGGTGTCAACCCCCGGGAATTTTACAAATGGGAAAACCGACTCTTTTACTGCAACGTGCTTCGGCTCCAGCTCTCCCGTTACCCCAAGTTCGCGCAAGGTCTTACCCGCCATGATCCGTGCAGCAATCTTCGCCAAAGGACGACCCGTCGCCTTGGAAACAAAGGGGGCAGTGCGGGAGGCGCGCGGGTTAACCTCGAGGATGTAGATCTCGCCGTCCTTTACTGCAAACTGCACGTTCATCAGCCCCTTTACGTTAAGCTCCAGCGCCATCAGCTTCGTCTGGCGCTTGATTTCGTCGATGATCTCCTTGTCGATGGAGTACGGAGGGAGGGAGCAGGCGGAGTCGCCGGAGTGGATTCCCGCCTCCTCTATATGCTCCATGATCCCGCCTATCACAGCTTCCTTCCCGTCGCAGAGGGCGTCGACGTCGACCTCTATCGCCTCGTCCAGGAACTTGTCGACGAGGATCGGGTGCTCGGGGGAAGCCTGCACCGCGGTGTGCATGTAGCGGCGAAGCTCGTCCACCTCGTAGACGATCTCCATCGCGCGACCGCCGAGGACGTAGGAGGGACGGACCACAACGGGATAACCGATCCGGTCGGCCACCTTCTCCGCCTCCTCGAAGGAGCGGGCGGTGCCATTCTCCGGCTGACGGAGACCGAGCTTGTGGAGCATCACCTGGAACCGCTCACGGTCCTCGGCGCGGTCGATGGAATCGGGGGAGGTGCCGATGATGGGTACCCCCGCCTTCTCGAGCGCCACCGCGAGCTTGAGAGGAGTTTGCCCGCCGAACTGGACGATCACTCCGTCCGGCTTCTCCACATCGACGATGGAGAGGACGTCCTCGTAGGTGAGGGGCTCAAAGTAGAGCCGGTCGGAGGTGTCGTAGTCGGTGGAGACGGTCTCCGGGTTGCAGTTGACCATGATCGTCTCGTATCCGTCCTCGGCTAGTGCGAAGACACCATGGACGCAGCAGTAGTCGAACTCGATCCCCTGCCCGATCCGGTTCGGCCCGCCGCCGAGGATCATGATTTTCTTCCGGTCAGTCGGCTCCGCCTCGCACTCCTCCTCATAGGTCGAGTAGAGGTACGGTGTATGGGCGACGAACTCCGCGGCACAGGTGTCGACCCGCTTGAAGACCGGTTTCACGCCGATAGAGAGTCGAAGCCTCCGAACCTCATCCTCCGTTTTCCCCCACAGCTTCCCGAGGAACTTGTCGGAGAACCCGAACCGCTTCGCCTCCCGGAGTTTGCTTTTCAGTTTCTCCTCTACCTCAACCTCTACCTTAACCTGTTTTAGCTCCTCCTCCTTCTCGATGATCTGCCGGATGTTGTGGAGGAACCAGGGATCGATGGCAGTGACGTTGAAAATGTCGTCGACGGTCATCCCGCTTCTGAAGGCGTCCGCCACGTACCAGAGGCGATCACAGTTGGGGGTCCGAAGTTTCTCCATGAGGAGCTGCTGCTCTTTCGATGTGAGGGCGCGGCGCGTCTCGTCGCTGTCCTTGAAGAGACGGGAGTCGAAGCCGCAGACGCCGATCTCCAGCGAGCGGAGCGCCTTCTGGAGCGACTCCTTGAAGGTTCGCCCGATGGCCATCACCTCGCCGACCGACTTCATCTGGGTGGTGAGGGTTGCGTCGGCGGCGGGGAACTTCTCGAAGGTGAAGCGCGGGACCTTCGTCACCACGTAATCGATGGTTGGCTCGAAGCAGGCCGGGGTCTCGCGGGTGATGTCGTTGGTGATCTCGTCGAGGGAGTAGCCGACGGCAAGCTTGGCGGCGATCTTGGCGATGGGGAAGCCGGTGGCCTTGGACGCCAGCGCCGAACTGCGGGAGACGCGGGGGTTCATCTCGATCACCACGAGGCGCCCGTCCCGCGGGTTGATGCCGAACTGGATGTTGGAGCCGCCGGTGTCGACGCCGATCTCGCGGATGATCTTGAGGGAGGCGTCCCGCAGGATCTGGTATTCCTTGTCGGTCAGGGTCTGGGCGGGAGCGACGGTGATGGAGTCGCCGGTGTGGACCCCCATCGGGTCCAAGTTCTCGATGGAGCAGATGATGACTACGTTGTCCTGGGTGTCGCGCATCACCTCAAGCTCGTACTCCTTCCACCCGATGACCGACTCCTCCACAAGAACCTCGTCCGTAGGAGAAGCCTCTATGCCGGAAAGAGCGATCTTTTCATACTCCTCCATGTTGTACGCAATGCCGCCGCCGGTACCTCCCAGAGTGAAGGAAGGGCGTACTATCGCGGGGAAGCCCACCATCTTCACAACATCCATGGCTTCCTCTCTGTTGTGTGCAAACCCGGACCGCGGCACGCCCAGGCCGATCTTCTCCATAGCGGCCTTGAAGAGCGTCCGGTCTTCTGCCTTTTTTATGGCCGGAAGTTTGGCACCGATGAGCTCCACACCGAACTTTTCAAGAACGCCATTTTCCGCCACCGCCACTGCCGTGTTGAGGGCAGTCTGGCCGCCGAGAGTCGGAAGCAGCGCGTCGGGGCGCTCCTTCTCGATGATCTTCGCCAGCATCTCCGGCGTTACCGGCTCCACGTAGGTTCGGTCCGCAAAATCCGGATCGGTCATGATGGTGGCCGGGTTGCTGTTGAGGAGCACCACCTCGTACCCCTCCTCCTTGAGCGCCTTGCACGCCTGGGTACCGGAGTAGTCGAATTCGCACGCCTGGCCGATGACAATGGGGCCTGCGCCTATGATGAGGATCTTCTTTATATCTGTTCTTTTCGGCACTTTAATGCTCCTTTTTGTGCTGCCTGACAGTTTCTTAAAAACGGAGGTTGTTCAAAAATAGCCAGATCGTAGCACCCGCAGGAAGCCCCGCGTAGGCGTAGTACCCTCTGGGGCATAAACAGCGTTACGCCGCTCAAGGAGGCTTTCGAGGATGGCGGCGAGATGGCTGTTTTTCAACAACCGCTTACTTGATGGCAGCATGGTACTCCTGCAGGCTGCGCACCGAGTCCTGCCCCCGCTTGCGGGCGGCAATCCCCTCTGCGGCGGCAATGGCCGCAGAGGTGGTCGTGATATAGGGGACCTTGTGCTTGATGGCTGCCTTCCGTATGTACGAATCGTCGTGAAGGCTCGTCCTCCCCGACGGCGTGTTCACCACGAGATGCACGAGCCCGTTCTTGATGGCGTCGGCCACATTTGGTCGCCCTTCGTGCATCTTGAGGAGGACTTCCGCCTTAACGCCGTTACGGTTGAGGTACTCAGCAGTACCCTCAGTCGCCTTGATGCCGAATCCGAGGGAAGCAAAGCGGCGGGCAGCTTCCAGTGCTCCAGTCCGATCGTTTTCGGCAACAGTGATAAGCACAGAACCTTCCAGCGGGAGCTTCGCATTCGCCCCCTCCTGGGATTTGTAGAAGGCAAGGCCGTAGGAAGAGGCCATACCGAGGACTTCACCCGTGGAACGCATCTCCGGGCCGAGCACCGGGTCCACCTCGGGAAACATGTTGAAGGGGAACACCGCCTCCTTGACGCCGAAGTGGGGAACCGGACGGCGCACGAGGCCCATGTCCTTCAGCTTCCCCCCCAGCATCACCTGGACCGCCAGGCGCGGCATCGGAATGTTGCAGACCTTGGAGACAAGCGGAACGGTACGGCTCGCCCGCGGATTCGCTTCCAGAATATAGACACGGTCGTCGGAGATGGCGTACTGGATATTCATCAGTCCCACCACCCCCATCTCGACGGCAATGCGACGGGTATACTCTTCAATGGTGTCGATGTGCTTCTGCGGGATGCTGACGGGAGGAATTACGCAGGCCGAATCCCCGGAATGCACCCCCGCCATTTCGATATGCTCCATAACCGCCGGGACGAAGGCATCGGTGCCGTCACTGATGGCATCGGCCTCTGCCTCTATCGCATTCTGGAGGAACCGGTCGATGAGTATGGGGCGCTCAGGTGTGACGTCCACCGCCTTAGCCAGGTATTCCCGCAGCATTTCCTCGTCATGGACCACTTCCATAGCCCGGCCGCCGAGGACGTAGGAGGGGCGAACGATGAGCGGATAGCCGATTCGGGCGGCTATAGTCAATGCATCTTTCAGGTTATCCGCCATTCCCGATTCGGGCTGGGGGATGCCCAGTTTGTGCATCATTGCATTGAACTGCTCCCGGTCTTCGGCCATGTCGATGGTATCGGGAGAAGTGCCGATGATCCGCACACCGGCATCCTGCAATTGACGGGCGATATTCAGGGGGGTCTGTCCTCCGAACTGCACGAGCACCCCTTCCGGCTGCTCCTTCGCATAGATCGACAGCACATCCTCCACGGTGAGCGGCTCGAAGTAGAGCTTGTCGGAGGTATCGTAGTCGGTCGAAACCGTCTCGGGATTGCAGTTGACCATGATGGTCTCGTACCCCGCGTCTTTCAGGGCAAAGGCGGTATGGACGCAGCAGTAGTCGAACTCGATTCCCTGGCCGATGCGGTTGGGGCCGCCGCCAAGGACCATGATTTTCTTCCGTCCGGAGACGGAGACCTTATCGGGTGCATTGTAGGTTGAAAAATAGTAGGCGGCGTTCTCGACCCCGCTCACCGGCACAGGCTCCCATGCTTCCGAGAGCCCAATGGCAATCCGCCGTTCGCGGACCGTCTTTTCCGTAAGCCCGAGAATCTGCGCCAGGTACCGGTCCGCAAAGCCGTCCTTTTTCGCCTGAAGGAGCAGTTCGTCGGGGGGGAGGTCTCCCTTGTGGGCGAGCATACGCTCTTCCAGCTCCACGAGCTCCTTCATCTGCTGCAGGAACCAGACCTTGATGTGGGTCCGCTGATGGAGCAGCTCGAGGGACGCTCCCTTGCGGAGCGCCTCATAGAGTATAAACTGCCTCTCGCTGGAAGGTTCCGCCAGCATCTCCATCAGCTCGGGAAGACTCCGCCGATTGAAGTCCCTCGCGAAACCGAGGCCGTAGCGGCCGTTCTCCAGGGAGCGTATCGCCTTCTGGAGCGCCTCCTTGTAATTCTTGCCGATGCTCATCACTTCGCCGACCGCCCGCATCTGCGTGCCGAGCTTGTCCTGGACGCCCCTGAACTTTTCGAAAGCCCATCGGGCGAACTTTACTACGACATAGTCTCCGCTGGGGGTGTACTTCTCAAGGGAGCCGTCCCGCCAGTAGGGGATCTCGTCGAGGGTCATGCCGGCTGCAAGAAGGGAGGACACGAGAGCGATGGGAAACCCCGTCGCCTTGGAGGCGAGAGCCGAAGAACGGGAGGTGCGGGGATTGATCTCGATGACAACGACACGGCCGCTCCTGGGGTCGTGGGCGAACTGCACGTTTGTGCCGCCGATAACCTCTATGGCGTCAACGATCCGATAGGCATAATCTTGCAGCCGGGCCTGAAGCTCCTGAGTGATAGTCAGCATCGGTGCAGTGCAGTATGAATCGCCGGTGTGCACCCCCATGGCATCGACGTTCTCTATGAAGCATACGGTGATTTTCTGGCTCTTGGCGTCGCGGACGACTTCCAGCTCCAGTTCCTCCCAGCCGAGGACAGACTCTTCGACCAGCACCTGACTGACCGGACTGGCCGACAGGCCGCGGCTCACGATGGTCTCGAACTCATCCATATTATACGCAAAGCCACCGCCTGTTCCCCCCATAGTGTAGGCAGGACGTATAACAACCGGGAATCCGATCTTCTCCAGTACTGCCTTAGCATCTTCCATAGTGTGGGCGATGTCGCTGCGGGCCGTCTCGATGCCGAGAGCTGTCATGGTATTCTTGAAGGTCTCTCGGTCTTCGCCCCTCTTGATGGCGTCAAGATTGACGCCTATGACCTTGACTCCGTACTTCTCCAGGACACCGGCTTCAGCCAGGGCGCTGGAAAGATTCAGCCCTGTCTGCCCGCCCAGATTAGGCAGCAGCGCGTCGGGGCGCTCCTTGGCGATGATCTCGGTGAGGGTCGGCACGTTGAGCGGCTCGATGTATGTGGCATCCGCCATGCCGGGGTCTGTCATGATCGTGGCCGGATTGGAGTTCACAAGTACGATACGGTAACCGAGCGCCCGCAGCGCCTTGCATGCCTGTGTTCCGGAGTAGTCGAATTCGCAGGCCTGACCGATGATGATGGGTCCCGAGCCTATGATGAGGACTTTGTTGATGTCAGTACGTTTCGGCATTGTTGCTCCTGAAATGGTTGTTGAAAAACAGTCATCTAGCCGCCGTCCTCGAAAGATCCCGTGTGCGGCGTAGCGCTGCTACGCCTTGGGGCTTTCTGCGGGTGCGACGACTGTCTGCTTTTGAACAACCTTTGGTTTCAAACCGTTATCTGGTTAACATCTTTAAAAATCAGCCCCGGAAGATGAAGAAGACTGCTCCGGCGAGGCAGCAGCCGGCCCAGAGGTAGTTGAGGCGGATCGGCTCACCCATGTAGAGGATTGCGAAGGGGACGAAGACCGAGAGAGCGATCACTTCCTGCAGTATCTTCAGCTGACCGAGATCGAAGGTGCCGTACCCGGCCCGGTTTGCCGGGACCTGAATGAGGTACTCGAAAAAGGCGATCCCCCAGCTGACGGCCACGGCAATGTACCAGGGCGCGGCTCGCAGGTTCTTCAGATGGGCGTACCACGCGAAGGTCATGAAGATGTTCGAGAGTGCAAGCAGTACGACCGTTCTCATACCGGCTTCCGATCCTCGTCGAGCTCCTGAACCCATCCGTTCTCGAGCCCTGCCGCCTCTAGGGCCTCTACAGCTATCTCATACTCCTCCGCGGTGACGGCGCGGTCCATCCCCGGAATACCGGCCGCCTCCCCTGCCGGGAAGTACTGGCTCATCAGCGCAATATGTGTCTCCCGGCCGAGGTGCTCCGCGATCCAGGGGAGGGTTTCACTGCTCCCCGCCCTCCCCTCCGGGAGGACCAGGTGCCGGATGATGAGACCCCGGACGGCGATGCCGTCGTCATCCACCAAAAGATGCCCCGCCTGGCGAAGCATTTCTGATACGGCGGCCCGGTTATGCTCCCGGTAGCCGGGGGCGCCGGAGAGTTCCTTCGCTACCCGGTCGACGGCGTACTTCATGTCGGGGAGGTAGATGTCGACCACTCCTTCGAGGAGGCGAAGCGCATCCACCGTCTCGTACCCGCTCGAGTTCCAGACGAGGGGGAGACGGAACCCCTTCGGGATCGCGAGCCAGAGGGCCGCAAGAATCTGCGGCAGGAAGTGGGTCGGCGTCACGAGGTTCACGTTGTGGGCGCCGCGCCGCTGGAGGTTGAGCATCCTGTCGGCAAGCCCGGTGGTGGTGAGGTCTTCCCCGTTCCCGAGGTGGCTGATGGGGAAGTTCTGGCAGAAGGGGCAGCCGAGCGTGCACCTCGAGAAGAAGATCGTCCCCGAGCCCCTGCTCCCCGAAATCGGCGGCTCCTCTCCGCGGTGGAGGTTCGCCGAGGCGATCCGCGGCCGAACGCCGCTACGGCAGCGTCCCTCCTCCCCCCGGATGCGGTCCACCCCGCAGCGGTGGGGGCAGAGGTCGCAGCTGCGAAGCCGGGCATACGCCTGCCGCACGCGTTCTAAAAGCTCACCTGATTGAAAAAGATCAATGTACTTCATAATCGTGAGAGGTAAGACGTGAGACGTAAAGACGTGAGACGTAAAAGCTTTGACTTCTAACGTCTAACATCTTACGTCTCACGCCGTTTTAAACTTCTCCATCATCTCCGTGAAACGCGAGAACAGATAGTGCGAATCGTGCGGCCCCGGCGAGGCCTCGGGGTGGTGCTGGACCGAGAATATCGGGAGGTTGCAGTGCATCATCCCCTCCACCGTCTGGTCGTTGAGGTTCTCATGGGCGAGGCTGCATGTATCGACAAGGGACTCGATGTCGACGGAGAAGCCGTGGTTCTGAGCAGTTATCTCCACCCGCTTCGTCTTCATGTCCATCACGGGGAGGTTCGACCCGTGGTTGCCGAACTTGAGCTTGATGGTCTTCCCGCCGAGCGCGAGCCCCAGGAGCTGGTGCCCGAGGCAGATGCCGAAGATCGGTTTCTTCCCGATGAACTTGCGGATGTTCTCCTG from Geobacter sp. DSM 9736 includes the following:
- the greA gene encoding transcription elongation factor GreA encodes the protein MSHSVPLTKESYEALQEELKRLIREERPKVIQDIAEARSHGDLSENAEYDAAKHRQSFIEGRILELQDKLARAYVVDLTNLKPDKVVFGSTVTLYDTATEEEITYKIVGEDEADIKLSKISCTSPVGKALIGHKLDDTVKVKVPSGLKEYEIIDIKYE
- the carB gene encoding carbamoyl-phosphate synthase large subunit, whose amino-acid sequence is MPKRTDIKKILIIGAGPIVIGQACEFDYSGTQACKALKEEGYEVVLLNSNPATIMTDPDFADRTYVEPVTPEMLAKIIEKERPDALLPTLGGQTALNTAVAVAENGVLEKFGVELIGAKLPAIKKAEDRTLFKAAMEKIGLGVPRSGFAHNREEAMDVVKMVGFPAIVRPSFTLGGTGGGIAYNMEEYEKIALSGIEASPTDEVLVEESVIGWKEYELEVMRDTQDNVVIICSIENLDPMGVHTGDSITVAPAQTLTDKEYQILRDASLKIIREIGVDTGGSNIQFGINPRDGRLVVIEMNPRVSRSSALASKATGFPIAKIAAKLAVGYSLDEITNDITRETPACFEPTIDYVVTKVPRFTFEKFPAADATLTTQMKSVGEVMAIGRTFKESLQKALRSLEIGVCGFDSRLFKDSDETRRALTSKEQQLLMEKLRTPNCDRLWYVADAFRSGMTVDDIFNVTAIDPWFLHNIRQIIEKEEELKQVKVEVEVEEKLKSKLREAKRFGFSDKFLGKLWGKTEDEVRRLRLSIGVKPVFKRVDTCAAEFVAHTPYLYSTYEEECEAEPTDRKKIMILGGGPNRIGQGIEFDYCCVHGVFALAEDGYETIMVNCNPETVSTDYDTSDRLYFEPLTYEDVLSIVDVEKPDGVIVQFGGQTPLKLAVALEKAGVPIIGTSPDSIDRAEDRERFQVMLHKLGLRQPENGTARSFEEAEKVADRIGYPVVVRPSYVLGGRAMEIVYEVDELRRYMHTAVQASPEHPILVDKFLDEAIEVDVDALCDGKEAVIGGIMEHIEEAGIHSGDSACSLPPYSIDKEIIDEIKRQTKLMALELNVKGLMNVQFAVKDGEIYILEVNPRASRTAPFVSKATGRPLAKIAARIMAGKTLRELGVTGELEPKHVAVKESVFPFVKFPGVDTILGPEMKSTGEVMGIDDTFAKAFAKAQLGANVRLPKTGKVFISVRDADKKHIVSAARNLYANGFKLVATRGTAGYLEEKGIPVQIVNKVVEGRPHIVDSIKNNEICMVINTTQGAQAVADSFSIRRNALMNNIAYFTTTAGARAAVDGIIAMRQEELDVKPLQEFLS
- the carB gene encoding carbamoyl-phosphate synthase large subunit encodes the protein MPKRTDINKVLIIGSGPIIIGQACEFDYSGTQACKALRALGYRIVLVNSNPATIMTDPGMADATYIEPLNVPTLTEIIAKERPDALLPNLGGQTGLNLSSALAEAGVLEKYGVKVIGVNLDAIKRGEDRETFKNTMTALGIETARSDIAHTMEDAKAVLEKIGFPVVIRPAYTMGGTGGGFAYNMDEFETIVSRGLSASPVSQVLVEESVLGWEELELEVVRDAKSQKITVCFIENVDAMGVHTGDSYCTAPMLTITQELQARLQDYAYRIVDAIEVIGGTNVQFAHDPRSGRVVVIEINPRTSRSSALASKATGFPIALVSSLLAAGMTLDEIPYWRDGSLEKYTPSGDYVVVKFARWAFEKFRGVQDKLGTQMRAVGEVMSIGKNYKEALQKAIRSLENGRYGLGFARDFNRRSLPELMEMLAEPSSERQFILYEALRKGASLELLHQRTHIKVWFLQQMKELVELEERMLAHKGDLPPDELLLQAKKDGFADRYLAQILGLTEKTVRERRIAIGLSEAWEPVPVSGVENAAYYFSTYNAPDKVSVSGRKKIMVLGGGPNRIGQGIEFDYCCVHTAFALKDAGYETIMVNCNPETVSTDYDTSDKLYFEPLTVEDVLSIYAKEQPEGVLVQFGGQTPLNIARQLQDAGVRIIGTSPDTIDMAEDREQFNAMMHKLGIPQPESGMADNLKDALTIAARIGYPLIVRPSYVLGGRAMEVVHDEEMLREYLAKAVDVTPERPILIDRFLQNAIEAEADAISDGTDAFVPAVMEHIEMAGVHSGDSACVIPPVSIPQKHIDTIEEYTRRIAVEMGVVGLMNIQYAISDDRVYILEANPRASRTVPLVSKVCNIPMPRLAVQVMLGGKLKDMGLVRRPVPHFGVKEAVFPFNMFPEVDPVLGPEMRSTGEVLGMASSYGLAFYKSQEGANAKLPLEGSVLITVAENDRTGALEAARRFASLGFGIKATEGTAEYLNRNGVKAEVLLKMHEGRPNVADAIKNGLVHLVVNTPSGRTSLHDDSYIRKAAIKHKVPYITTTSAAIAAAEGIAARKRGQDSVRSLQEYHAAIK
- a CDS encoding DMT family protein, with product MRTVVLLALSNIFMTFAWYAHLKNLRAAPWYIAVAVSWGIAFFEYLIQVPANRAGYGTFDLGQLKILQEVIALSVFVPFAILYMGEPIRLNYLWAGCCLAGAVFFIFRG
- a CDS encoding radical SAM protein, whose product is MKYIDLFQSGELLERVRQAYARLRSCDLCPHRCGVDRIRGEEGRCRSGVRPRIASANLHRGEEPPISGSRGSGTIFFSRCTLGCPFCQNFPISHLGNGEDLTTTGLADRMLNLQRRGAHNVNLVTPTHFLPQILAALWLAIPKGFRLPLVWNSSGYETVDALRLLEGVVDIYLPDMKYAVDRVAKELSGAPGYREHNRAAVSEMLRQAGHLLVDDDGIAVRGLIIRHLVLPEGRAGSSETLPWIAEHLGRETHIALMSQYFPAGEAAGIPGMDRAVTAEEYEIAVEALEAAGLENGWVQELDEDRKPV